AACAAACTCACTGTACTGTATATTAGTACCTGTTAGTTAGTTATCTTCATTTTGCTTATAAGAGGAATATTATCCATGTTATATATAGGTGTCAGGTGAAAGATAACCTCCTGTGAATGGATTCACTAATTGGGCTAGGATTTAAGTCCCCCATGGAGCCCCCGAGAACTTAATTTATCAGTTGGACCTCTTAGTTAGCTGAAGTAAGtgcaaaaaaattatatatatatataaataaaatgatgcAGTGGCTATATCTGAAAATTCTCTTTTGTGTGCTTTATTTGGAGTGCATTATACTCAATAGACATGTACCTGCTATTGCCATTGCAGACTGCAGTTCATCAGCTGAACTAGTTCAAAAAATATCTTAGGTGAAAAAAATCATTAACACTTTAGGAAGGTGTTCAGACTAAAAATACCATTCATTTTAGAATTAAAATGATGAGGTTTTTAGATTTTTATgtaaaaatgaattatttctcCAAAGAGCTAAAATAATTTCAAGAGATTTTCAATTTGAAGCAGTGAATGTGCATCTTCAGTTGTATGTATAATATATGGCTTCCATAACGTCTATGCCCACAGACTGCATGGAAGTGgaggatctggccagcagcagaagCTTTAAGCACCTTTTGTGTTGTAGCAGGGAAGTTTGATGCTCTGTAGTTATTTAAGGACCTTTTATCTGCAAGCTAGCTGACAGtcttgaaaatttaatttaatttaaactcTGGCTTTTTTACTATAAAAGTTGCTTCACTGTCTAATAAAAAACAAAGGGTAGACTGGCACCAGCCATGCAGAGGATTTAtttaagctgatttttttttccaagtttaaAACCTTAATTTTGATGTTTTGATTATGAGGACAAGAGAAATCTAGTTTTCACAATTAGTTCTAAAAAGCAGAGCTTTTATACATGGATAATTGCTGCTGTTACTTTACGTTTCCCACTCATGGTACACTTAAGACTTCAGCGAGTACAAGAAAGTTAGTATCTTAGCAGAACATCTAGGTCAGCCTTGCAAAGGTAACTTGAATATTTTCTAGTTAGGAAAAAACTTGCATTTTATTCACTATTTTAGACACTGCTTGTCCTGAGTGAGCAGAATGTTGCCAGGCTCATGCAGATTACTCCATTTTTGGCAATGCTCATCAATGGTCTCGTCTTCAGAAGCCAATAGGAGCTATAAGTGCTCgacaccttttttttaaaaagctataattGTCTGAGAGAAGAATTGAGTGCTACCAACATGTACAGGGAAATGAACTCTTGTAAATAAACACTTTCACTTTATAGTTTTATCATATTCTCTTACATCAATAGGCTCTCAACTTTATAGCTCCAGCAGTACAAAGGGGCTGGAAACTGGCCAGTTACCCTTTCCTTCCAGGCTCAGCTTACAGGGTATGCCAGAAGCTATATTGTATTTCAGCTAGTCTTAGCTAGCTGACAGCTCCTTGGAGGATGTTAACAGCTGCCATTGTTTAAGGCAGACCCCAGGCTGTTCTAAACTATGCTGCGGTGAATGGAGAAGAAATACAAAAATCAGGAAGTTGTGTTTGCTCCTTTGTGACCCTACCCTtgctgcactgcacagagacTAGGTGTAGAAGAGAATGTGGATCTTAGTTTTGTCAAGTTTAGGAAAGTATAGTTAAGAACCTATTTATCTGGTGTATTTAAGGTATTTTCTTACATATTGCAACATTTCCAATTTAATTTAACATTCTAGAACTCCTACTTggtagggggaagggaaggatagCACAAGCTATGAGCTTCCACATCCAGCACTTATAATTCCTGGGAAAGCAGAGCAACCAAGTTCAAGTTCCCTCACAAATGTTTctatgtttgtaaaacacttaaAAATCTTCTGGTGAAAAGTCCTGTAAAAGGGCCAATAATTACATAATGATCATTGAGTTACTTTAAACAAGATGGCTTGATCTGTAATAGTGGTTGGCTAATTAATAAGAACGGAAATAATTGTTTACTTTACCGTACTGATTATCATAACCAGTAGAACTGGATTCAGAGGGCCCATGTTCCATAGAGCAGAAACTATTTATTGTAATTCAAAACAATCCATTTAAACCCACACATTCCTGGAATATGCATCATTCTTTAGAAATCACAGTGGCTACACAGTTTAATTTTAACAAAGCAATTCCATAGTGCCCAAGGTATTAAATTATTAGGTCAACTAGGTATATGTCAACTGTTGCTTTTAACCTTAACACTAAATACtgaccctggtctacactaggaatttacaGTTacctctctcaggggtgtgaaaaatccacaccctggagAGATATAGCTATAGCAGACTAACACCCTGGTGAAGAGAGTGGTAGGTCCATGGAATTCTGTGTGGGGGCTTCAGCTGGCCTCTGGAGGATTGggggtgtgagtgtctgggctggggagggcccCATGGCTTgactattggggggggggagaatgtgAGTGTCTggccttgggggggagggggcagaaaaacAAGAACTGGGCTGTCGTAGGGTTTCTTTAACTCCctactcctaggggaattttTGTCTCTCTGTATTGTTGCTGAAtatttgctgacaagtattttgaaattattaccaaaataattgaaactggaggGATTATACTGTGTTATGAGAAATAACATATGCAGAATTttgtagcattttaaaatattgtgcacagatattttttttttgtgcagaatttttaattttttggcacagaattccctcagaagtactctcaaggaggtggattacctacaccaatgcattttaagtgcagacatacctttgGTGGCATAAGTTCAATCACTTCAGTGCCTGTAGGGAATCTAAAACAGGAGACTGCAGGTACTAGAGATGGAAATATTAATTCTCACAACAGATGCAGAATAAGTAGCAGAAGTATAAGCATCTTCACACAACTCTCCTAGTGTGCCTCATTCCTAGTCCAGAAGACCAGCTATAGGGGTAAAAAATGGTCCCTGTCCATTCAATGCCCTTATTGGGGTCCTAGTGTGATGTAAACAAATGCCCACTAAGAACTAAATTGAGATGACAAATTTATTTCATATAAGGCAACTCAACCTCCAAAATAATCatggctagggccctaccaaattcacagccatgaaaaacatgtcacagaccatgaaatctggtcttttgtgtgcttttaccctatactatacatatttcatgggagagaccagagtttcttaatttgggggtcctgactcaaaaaggagatACAGGAGGGTCACAGTATtgtcacctttacttctgcgctgccttcagagctgggtggccagagagtggcagctgttggctggttgcccagctctgaaggcaacgctccaccagcagcagtgcagaagtaaaggtggcaataccataccagaccatccttacttctgtgctgctgcaggtggtggctctgccatcagagctgggttcctggccagtagccgctgctctccagctgcccagctctgaacgcAGCACCTCTgctagcagcagcgcagaagtaagggtagctgtctgtgctgcagtgTTGAAGGTTCATGTTTCAAACCCGGTTGAACATGCATTATGGGGAGGTTGTAACAATTATACCTAAATGGATTTTTACTTTTGCATACAAAAGGAAATTACATATAAAAATCTGTGTTAAAAGATCTTCcccataataaccttgtgacacccctcatgcaactcctttttggatcaggacccctacaattacaccaccatgaaatttcagatttaaatagatgaaatcatgaaatttacaattttatgGTATGCTATGacctgaaattgaccaaaatggactgtctATTTGGTAGAGCCCCAGTTATGGCTGTCAGTCACTATGCTCCTGAACTGAATTTTTCCTTATGTTCTAGAAGTGAAAGACTCCATATGTTCTAAATTATATATTCTAACTGTTAAAGGTTATCTAtctaggttgcaaagtcaaacactctaaagttaggaaatgccagatttacagtTGTCTGTGCAATATTcaacctgtgcactgaatgaaataGGTATTCTGTgacaaaaaatagtatgtgatgtagttaaagactatcataataaATACGCAGAAGGGAGATGGATGCTTCAGAATGCTTGaaaaaataatattcttttaatacagattttgtatgtaatttcctagttTTGGTATGCAAAACTTAAAACAATTTATGTACAACTGTAACAACCTCCCCATAATGAATAATCATCAGGGTTTGAAACATGAACCTTCAACCTACAGCACAGACATCTACCAGTTAAACTACAGGACTAACCACGTTAGCTGGCAGCAGCCTGTTATCCAAGACAGAGGATGGGAACTATGTGCTATGTCCAAAAGGTAGCTGACTTGctcttcccccctgccctccccacacctTAGTTCCACATGGGACGGAAAGTCCCACTTCCTATCTCACAAGAGGTAAAGGGCTGCTGGCTCCATATAATACGGGAGCCCAGCTTGGATTTCGCTATCTTGGGAGTTTGAGGAACTCCTGCTCCATATGATACTCCTTCCTATGCCCTTCTCCTCCTGCCAAAAGCGGCTGTGGCAGCTCACAGGTGTTTTCAGCAGTATTGCCCACTAATATGATAGTGTTAGCCTGGTCTGGAGCTAACACTATCATATTTTGATTTTGGCAGGCTGCCAAATTTTTCCTCAGGCACACAAAAAAGTAAAAGGAAATAGTGTTTAATACCTTACAAATCAAGTCTTTTCTACATACAAAAGTTGAACATTTGGGGTCTGCAgaaatacatattaaaaaaagacaaacttccccctaaacatttttttgGCTGGCAAAATAGAAGTGCCAGCTTTCTGAAGGTTAATGCTCACTGAAAGACTTAATTAAATTTGTCTTTCATGTGAAGACATTACATATTCTTGCagcaatatatattttgtttgctttgaagTTCTTCCAGTAAAAAGTCAGTTGAACATTTTTCCAGCACACAAACTTTAAGTATTTCTATATTGTATGAGTAATTATTCGAGCTTTATGGCAACAGCTATATTTTGTGTAGAATTTCCAAAATGAATGACAAAAAATCAGGGGCCAATACTTGTTCAGAACTAAATTTGACAGTTGGGATCAGCCAGAAACTGGCAGTTCTAAGGAGATCAACTCAGGCAGTACTAGGGAGATCAACCACCTTCTACAGTCCTCAGCTGCAATGAGGAAGGGCAATAATTTTTGAACAATGGCACAATGAGGAaagaatttaatatttttctcaaCATTATGTTTAACATTCGGAGACTACAAAACAACTTGACTTCATGATATTTCTAATTCAGCCAGTTGAAAGAGTGCACACTCCTGGTTACCTTTGTGTTTATAAAAGGAATGAAAATCTCTTAGTTCATGTAATACAAGTGGCCATTATCTTAAAATCAAAGCCATTGCACACCAAATaagtcaaaaacaaaaaatctggcAGCATTAAACATTATTCACTGAGCAATTCTTTATGCAAGTGTCAGACTAGGAGCTCTCCAGCCTGTGTTTATTCCTTCCATTGCTCGGAAAACAAAAGTCTCAACATGGAGCTTGAATTTAGAACCTAATATAGTACTTGGAAGACCTAACATGATTGGAATTTTCTTTACTTCAGTCCTCACTGAATAAAGATTTCCTTAAGCAGGATTTCCATGTTAACAGTTCTATAGGTTTTAATAAAGTTACTTTTCTACACAAAATTTGAATGTGACAATTTTCTTCAACAAGCTGCGGAAGTAGTCAGAGAATTACAGGTGCTGTGGAACCAATTATACTGAAGTTATTCCCTCTCAGAGAAACCTAAATTGCACACCTCAAAATATTCACTTTATTACACAATAAAATGTTTCACTGTCTTTAGAGATCTTTATATAAAAATGATCTTCCAAATTCATGTTTGTTTGAATCTACCTTAAAAGTATGAAAGCTGTGTATTTCTAAAAATTTGGTTGTTTTGAAAATTACTTTCAGAGATCTTGTGTATAAGGAATAGTCCACACTTTGCAGAGGACAGACTGGGGATAAGATGAACAGTAGTCTAAACCTTTTTGCTATTTGATATATTTTTCCTTCTCAAAATGAGGTAACTTGTGCCATTTCTGTTTAAGAAAGCATAATTAGAAATATTAAAACTTTAGTTATGTAAACAGTGGTCTAGCTGAGCTAATTCAAAAGTGAATATTAAAAGCCTACATGCATTTGCTCACTTTTTATAAGTAGGTTACATTTTCATTATGTATAGTTCAAAGTAACAGAACAAAATGTCAAATATATGCTAAATAACaaattatgaagaaaaaaatcatatgtCCATCTATATTTTCAACAGTTAAAAATAAGTGGAGTTGGTACTATTCTGTTTGCTCCAAACCTAGGACTTAAGTTTTTTTTGGAGGGTGTCAGACCCAAGAATACAACAATAAAATATAATCCTTAATATCATTACATGGTCTCTAATTAATCAGTGTTGCTGTAACAAAAGGAACTGACAAAACAAGTTTTACATTTCAAGGCTCACTATCATGAATCCCTGAGTCCACTACCACTGTGTCTAGATTTAGTGTCTACCTTTTAAATGGATGTTTCAGATTAGAGGGTTCAGACTGAGGCTCAAGAgttgcaagtggctctttaatatgtgttgcaaagagctgcaggagatgcattaaaacacagtgtgatttaattattaaccattcttagttattaaccaatcaggatgcttttactatgttattaaccaattgtagttgataaaatacttACTCATTTtgctgtaagtgtgtgtgtggtatgtgtattttttatatatatatgaaaatataaattatataattaatttatatggctcttttgggtaatgttgattgctaatttggctcctgaaccactgaggtctgagtaatACTGCTCTATAAATGTGTTTTAAGTTTAGTATAATAACCTTTATATGCCTATAATTAATAGCATTTTATTTGAATGGCCTAAATGAGGGAAAAAAACTGCTCAAAGCtaaataaaaagataaatgaTTGTCTGTGTTAATCATGTTCTTCTCTAaaacaaagcaaataaaataagATATATAATCAAGTGGATTTATTTTTTAGTTGCTGATCATATTATATTTTTATGATAAATTTCATAATGAAAATCCCGGAACACTTACATGTTGAGATCAGCAGTGGTTCTTCCCAAGTGAATTAATCAGTCCAGGAACAGGGGTTGCTGGATCAAAACAAACAGGACTACTGACAGGCTTAATGTTAAGCATAGGCCAGGTCATAACATGCCAATCCTACAAGCAGGCATGCTAGAGCCAACTCCTCTATGTTAAGTCCTATATACTTCAGAAGTGTCACAGCTGATCCGGGGAAATGAGTGATCAATAAAGTAACCACAGCATAAACCGTATTATACAGAGTTAATATAAGTCTATACTTCTCATTCTTCTTTCAGAAAGGCAATACTGAGGTCCTCTTTGTGACTGCTGAAAACCCAAAGGCATATATTTAAGGGTGAGGGCCTCCATGTTGGGCCAATCCTAGCACAGGGATCTCTACTTCCATTGCAGTTTTGGCTAGAAAAGGTACTCATGTCCTGTCCTAAGTTGTAGTGTAATACTGCTGTGTTGTTTAACACTTGCTGACTTCTAGTGGTGGATGAAGTATCTCTGTATATGGTTTATATAAGTTTAAAGCCTTAACTTTGCAAGTACATGTGCCAATATGGAAAGAACTCTTCATCAAATACCTCTAACTACAAAAGGAATCAGCTTCAATGGAACTCTATCAAGTGTAGGGGGTCTGCATTACTGTGTCTGCTTGGAGGATGATTCCATACACTTCTTCCTGAAACCTGATGCATTTTTCTACATGTTCCTTTGTATCGTTAATGGGTTTGATTACACTGCAAAAGTGTTTATGACCAAATTTACAGGTGTCTTGTTTTCTGGAAGTATGCATTTCTTCCAGTAAACTAGTGGCACTGCAATAacagttaaaagaaaaatctatatttttataAATTTCATTCATTGCAGAACTCCAATTTTAAACTTAAACAGAAATATTGTAGAGAAACAAAACCACTATAAAGTGTTACTGAACTGCAAAAATAAGTTCTCACACTTCTGAGAATTATATCCTTCCAAAAAACTGATATATtggttatttatttgtactgtattTGACAATACAGTACGTCACACTTAGAGGCACATAGTATAGAAGTGTAGAATTGCAGTATTTTTACTTTGTACCTTTCATGTACTACAAAAGGCTAAAAAAATTTAGTaccccttaatttttttttttaaatgaactcatTTTTTCATGCATGACACAAagaaccagcaagcccttctgTCCCACAATCTAGGATACCATAATTCAACCAATTATACCAATGCAAAGATATTTTAAGCTATCCATGCCAAATACAAGCTCAGTGCTGCAGTCTGGTCTTAATTATAAATAGTGTTATCCTGAAAATTATTGCAATATTTAATAACAACCACTGATGTTTGCTTACCAACATACAGGTCTAATACAGCAAACTCAAGAGAGAAAATACTTATGCAGTATTTAGACACAGTGAAACCATTCAGTGCTATAAAACTAACGTGTCAGATGTAAGACTATTTATTGCAGCTTGGTTCTGCCATGTGCTGAGTATCTGTCAAATCACATTGACTTTAATGTAAGCTGAGGACATTCCAACCCTTGCTAGCGGCTCAGGATCTTGCCAGATAAACTACAGCCTTTCAACAAGAAtgcccccccctccttttttttttttttttttttttaagtgaaaccGTGCTTAATAGTTAGAGAAAATTTCAGTGATTACTTGTAATTCCTCAAACAGATAAACATTCAATAGGAGTTGAAGGCCTTGCATGATTGGGCTCTAAGGCCAGGATCTCTATAATCAGATTTCCAAAGTGGACCACTGCAACTCACTGCAAAGTTAATTCAAGTTATAACTCAAGGGCTGCCCCAACTTGAGTTTTAACAGtatttaaagaacaaaaacaaaaaaacctaaattTGCGGCCATGCCTTGCCTGACATGCCTGATTTATATGTAAAAATTACACTATTACTCTTGACACTACCATCACCGCCCTACCCCGCCCCAAACACCACCTTAATTGTGTTTCAGATTCTGAAGattccccctcctcatcccccctACTCTCCCCCAgctaaattttttttcaaaactataAACTCCAGGAAATATTGGATTACCATTTGATCACCTCAGTTCTGAGCACCTTTAATAAATATGGATAAATAGATTAAATAAAATTGGGAAATAACTAAGTTAACTTTTTCTAAACATCATTACCTTCAAAAAGGCCAAAATCCTGCCTCTAATTAGATCTTCTATTGCCAAGAGAAACTGTACTGTAcatacctgtttttaaaaacatctacATGAGAATACCAGATTATGAGACTGTAATGCAAGCCATTCATCTATTGCCAAAAGGATTTCTAGGGAAACTATGGACTTAATTCTGCAaaccttactcatgcaagtaaggGCTTGCAGCATCAGGCCCAAATTATCCTAATGCTGATTCATTAGAAAACAGTTAATTAAAGCTGGAACATCTGAATTATAGTATATAGATCAGCATGTAGTACAACTTTCTGAAGCTCACATGACAGGGATCTGAGGTACTGCATTTAAAGAAACGTTAAAAGCATGGCACATACAGCTTCACACCTTGGCCTCCAGTTGCCATCATGTCTAAAGGGGTACTGTCAATTCAgggtctttttttaaagatagaacatttttttaaagatagaacATTATTAAATATTGCTAAATTCAGCCAAATTGCTGGACTCATGACGAAGACAGATCCACATCTGGTATTCTTCCTATTACAATCTACTCCTTTTTACATCAGTAAGGTATAACCTCTGGGTTCCTGACCAAGTTGTCAACATAGCCATTCAGATGGGCAAGCCTTGGACAGCTCATTGAAAAGTATCAGTATACTTTATAATATGATACCTAACATGTTGCTTTCCATACTTTGCAGTACAGTTTGCAAGCACATAATTTAAAGCAGAAAAATGTGACATTTtagtgttttttcccccttaatttATTATCCTTTTTTGTATATTCACCAAAAAGGCAAAGAAACTCATCTTCTTTAAAATACCTAATCAGCAGCTTTCAGGAACCAAATCAGAGACTTTTATATGTTTGTTATGCTCTTGGAGATCCAGAGTGTAGTTTGTACAAACAATGGTCAACCCCAACCTATAGTATACCCATCATCATCATTACCACAGCAAGTGCAAATACATATGGCTATCCAGTAGAgcatgttgaacaaaaccaaacaccttcaAAAATATTGTTCTCAAAAAGTTAAATTGCATGCCATGGCACATCTGCTTGCAGTATTTGGAAAGAAGTGCCGTGACTATCATTTTAGTCTTACTATGCTATGAGGGAAGGGTGGAGTGAGCCATTGTCATCAATCCTCTTCAGAACTGGATTCCTCCTCTTGGTCAGAGAGCTCAGCAACAGGGAAACGCAGGATAGCTGCTACCCCTGTCAGCTGGCCGAGCTGCTCCCCAGACACATGAAGGCTGGAGAATATGCGCACTGTGCCCATGTTCTCCCGCACACTATCTACCAGCCGCACATATCGGCTGCGATAAGCCACATCCTGGTGCCTGAAGAGCTCATCACTGATCAACAGGGTATCAATGGCCATGGCCTCATTGGCTTTTTCCACATGTTTGAGGCCATAAAAAGCCCGGTCAGGCTCATGTTGCAGCATCTTGTAGAAGTCATCCAAGGCTTTGACCTCACCAGCTGCTTTTGTGTCAGAGAGACGGCTGGCCACAGCTGGGTCACAAAGAGCTTCCTTCAGCGCATACTTATGTCCGGAGGAGGAGTGGACCTACAATAATAAATGTTATAGATAGAAGAAAAAATGGATCATTTAGTCCATGCTGATTATTTAGTCTTATATGTTTCACTTgtgaactgaaattttccatcatCAGTCTTTTTctcaaggtgatttttttttcataaatattgaacaaaatccCTTCAGCTATCTTTAAATTTAGCAaggacagaaaaaaatgtttctatcaTTCAAGATTTGCTTTAAATATGCTGGGATTTAGAGCACTGGCCTAGAGCAAAATACATCTGAAACTAGATATCAGAGTAATCCTCAATAGGAACTAGTGCTTTTGCtacatttaaaatctgttttttcttattttttttccattcgcCTTTAAAAAATACCCAGATGAAAAATAATCAGTAAATGAAACCTTAAGGTCATGCAGACAACCAAACCAAGAGAAACAAATATTAAAGTTTTCAACAGCAATGTTAACTCAGTCCTGCCAGTTACAGGTATgtttttgcttgctttttttaCAGCAGCATTAAATCTGTCATTAAACACtcatgattagggccctaccaaattcacagccttgAAAAATgcgtcatggactgtgaaatctggactCCCACCGTGAATACTGgtattttgtgtgcttttaccttacactacacagatttcacaggggagaccagcgtttctcaaattgggggtcctggcccaaaagagagttgcaaggctattgcggggggggggggcatagtattgccacccttacttctgtgctaccttcagagttgggtggctggagagtgggagctggtggctgggcacccagctctgaaggcagcgcagaaataaggatggcatacCAAAACCATAccatgctacccttacttctgtgctgctgccttcagagctggatggccagagagtggcagctgctgactgaggtcccagctctgcaggcagcagtgcagaaataagggtggcaatatcataccgtgccatccttacttctgctctgctgctggcggcagctctgacttcagagctgagctcccggacagcagctgctgctctccagctgccaagctctgaaggcagtaccacCACCAGCGGCACTGCAGAAGTTAAGTAGTAGTACTGCAACctcccctacaataactttgcaacactcccccaactcctttttggttcaggacccctacaattagaATGCTGTGAAATATcagatttaaatacctgaaataatgaaacttattatttttaaaatcctatgaccgtgaaattgaccaaaatggaccatgacttTGGTAGGGCCTGACACAACAGAACTGAGTTGACATTCATGTAATTTCCCAACTGTTGTTGTTTCTGCCATCTTAATGAGCCACTatcaagtttttggttttttgtttgtttgttatatttttccggggggagggggggatgcaTTTAATTACCTACTGCTTTACCTAGTCTAGATTTAAATGTCCCAAATGAAAGGACACCTACATTCCTTACTAGCCAATCATTTAAGACCCCATCAAAAATACATTTCTCTTGATGTTCAGCCTAAGTTTTCTGTGTGTTAATGTCACTTTACTTATAACACCTTTTTGTCACATTGTATAACTCTTCACTCTTTTTGGATTTCCTGATTTAAGGACTTATCTACTTTACCTGAAGGAATTTTGACCGATTCTCTAGCAGCAGCTTGTTGTCAGTCTTGACTGCCTGCTGGAACATGTAGTCACAGAACTGTTCTCTTACGAACCCCGGGCTGGCCACCAGAACACATTTCACAATCTCAAAGTTGATATGACGCTGGATTGCCTGCACCACCTGCTCATAGAATCTCTCCAGCGCTCGGTCATGTTGACTGCAATTACCCTTTCGTTTTCTGGGGATGTTCACTTCAATCTTGGCCCGGGTCAGTGTCATGCTGGGAGTAACAAGACA
This genomic interval from Gopherus evgoodei ecotype Sinaloan lineage chromosome 6, rGopEvg1_v1.p, whole genome shotgun sequence contains the following:
- the PELO gene encoding protein pelota homolog; translation: MKLVRKDIEKDNAGQVTLIPEDAEDIWHTYNLLQVGDSLRASTIRKVQTESSTGSVGSNRIRTTLTLCVETIDFDSQACQLRVKGTNIQENEYVKMGAYHTIELEPNRQFTLAKKQWDSVVLERIEQACDPSWSADVAAVVMQEGLAHICLVTPSMTLTRAKIEVNIPRKRKGNCSQHDRALERFYEQVVQAIQRHINFEIVKCVLVASPGFVREQFCDYMFQQAVKTDNKLLLENRSKFLQVHSSSGHKYALKEALCDPAVASRLSDTKAAGEVKALDDFYKMLQHEPDRAFYGLKHVEKANEAMAIDTLLISDELFRHQDVAYRSRYVRLVDSVRENMGTVRIFSSLHVSGEQLGQLTGVAAILRFPVAELSDQEEESSSEED